CTCCGCCTCAAGCCGGAGAGCTGGTGCGGAAGTTTCCCTCGAGTATACCCCGCATGCTGAGTTCGACATCCAGGCGGCGTATACTTTTTCCGCATTCCAGTACTCGAATTCAAAACCGATTCAGGTTGTCATGGACGATCCTGCCGTACAGAAGTTCATCAAGGACGGAAGCTGGCTCCCGAATTCGCCGAAGCATCAATTCGCTTTTGATGCGCGGTACACGATCTCCGAAGGATTCTCCATCGGCCTCACCGCCGAAACCATGAGCAAAACGTACATCGATGGAGCGAACATCGAAACCGAAGCGGCAGATGGGTACGCGCTCTTCCACGCGCGAATGAGTTATGACCTGGGCTTCGCCGGACATCGGGTGGAACTGAGCTTCCAAATCCGTAACATCACGGACAAGGAGTACATCGCCTTCACAGAACCCGATCCCGGAGGCAATGCATACCAGCCGGCCGCGAGAAGGGAGATGTTTGGAGGAGTGAGATTACATTTCTAAAGGCACGATTCAAACCCATTCCTACAGTTCTGTCCGTATTCGGCGTCAACGCTGTCTTCCTTGAGGCCCAGCATCCCCGTAAACATTAGCTGCTGACGGAGGGAATTGACTTTTGACGTTGCAGAACATATATTTCATAGAACGCTTCACGTTGCCCACCGATCATCGTCCCCCTCCGAGATTCAGCGGGCTTGCCGTGGCATTCTGTCTTGATGCAGCCCGTCTGGTGCAAGAGTGTCCATGACTCAATCGCTGGTAAGCTTTCGCCATTTTCCCGTGTCTGATACCGCAATGAGGTCTTCCCGCTGATGGGGAAACTCTTGTAGTCTTGAGCGCTATCGAATTAGCGAAAGGTGTTCTGCTATGGGCAAGCACCGACATGCTCATGCTTTGGACCCGCATCACGTTTGGTCTTCTCGAATTCCGGTCGTTTGGTCCGTAGTCTCGGCACTTCTCGTGGCCTCAATTACGTTCTTTATTACCCGCGGTATCTACTCAACGGGTCCCGTTCTGGCGTCCCGGCATGAGCCATCGAATCCCGACCAATCTGAGTATCAAATCAAGCGGATCGCAGATGCGAGATTCATCCGGCCGCTGTTCTCCGCAAAACCGTTGCATGAATATGACGGATATCACGGCATCAGAAGCTCTGTCGCAAACCTGATTCAGTATTATGTCGGGCAGGGAATAATCTCTTCGGCATCGTTCTACATGAGAGATTTTGACAAGTCGAATTGGACGGCACTCAACCAGAACGAAAAATACCTCCCGGGTTCCATCCTGAAAATTGCCGTGCTCATGACGATACTGAAGTACGAAGAGGAGCATCCGGGTTTTCTCGATGGTACCGTACCGTTCATCTTCAATTTCAAGTATGCCATTCCCAAGAACCAGTCCATTCTCTCGAATCGGATAGAATTCGGCAAACGCTATTCTCGCCGTGACCTGTTGAAATACATGATAGAATATTCGGACAACAACGCCAGTGAACTCTTGTGGCTCGGGATGGACAAGGCGATCTTCACAAGGATGTTTGAAGAATTTGGTTTGCCGAAGCCGAACCTGACAGGAAACGACATCCCACTCTCTGCCGTGGACTGTTCGATGTTTATGGAAACGCTGTTTAATGCAACCTATCTGAACATCAAGCAGTCAGAATTTGCGATCGATTTACTCTCAAGAACATCGTTCAAAGATGGCATCGTCAAAGGGATCCCGGGTGAAAACCTCTTGATCGCTCATAAATTCGGCGAGTCTGGCACCGCGAAGTACAAAGAACTTCATGAGACTGGGATTCTCTATCTGGAGGACCGCCCTTACCTCATTACTATTATGACGAGGGGAAAAGAGGATGTCGACTATCCCAAGTTGGCAACCGTCATCCAGGGCATTTCAAGGACTATATACTACGGATTGATGAAGAAGTGAAGACAGCACGAATCTTGAAATTCTAAGCCCCGCACGCACGGAATCTGATCCGACCGACTTGTTTTTGGCAAGGCTTATGCCTAAGTTGAGAAGAGTCTAATAATCCTATCGCGTCGTATCCTAGCCACGAACAGAAAGAGGAGAATAATCTATGGGACAACAACAACTTTTGCTTATCATCCTTGGTGTTATCATCGTTGGTATCGCCATCGCAGTTGGCCTGAGCCTTTTCAGCGCTCAAAGTGTTCAGTCGAACCGTGACGCTATGATCAACGACCTGAACAATCTTTCAGCACAGGCGTACCAGTTCAGGATTCGTCCGAGCTCGATGGGCGGTGGACAGGGTGACTATACCACGTTCGCGATTCCGACAAAGATGAAGACGAATGAGAACGGAATCTATACGGCAGCGCCGACG
The Ignavibacteriales bacterium DNA segment above includes these coding regions:
- a CDS encoding serine hydrolase, whose product is MGKHRHAHALDPHHVWSSRIPVVWSVVSALLVASITFFITRGIYSTGPVLASRHEPSNPDQSEYQIKRIADARFIRPLFSAKPLHEYDGYHGIRSSVANLIQYYVGQGIISSASFYMRDFDKSNWTALNQNEKYLPGSILKIAVLMTILKYEEEHPGFLDGTVPFIFNFKYAIPKNQSILSNRIEFGKRYSRRDLLKYMIEYSDNNASELLWLGMDKAIFTRMFEEFGLPKPNLTGNDIPLSAVDCSMFMETLFNATYLNIKQSEFAIDLLSRTSFKDGIVKGIPGENLLIAHKFGESGTAKYKELHETGILYLEDRPYLITIMTRGKEDVDYPKLATVIQGISRTIYYGLMKK